The DNA window AGATCTGGATTGGCATTGCCTCGGGATTCTTGCTCTGCATgatcatcgccgccgccctcatcGGCGTCTTCTACACCGTCGGCTCCAACACCTGGGACAAGAGCGAGCAGTACTACGAGGGCGCCTTTTCGCTCGTGgcgtccatcatcatcaccatcatgggcgcggcgctgctgcgCATCGGCAAGATGCAGGAGAAGTGGCGCGTCAAGCTCGCCAAGGCCGTCGAGTCGCCCATCAAGGTCGGGTCAAGCCGCAATTGGGTCTCCCAGGTCTTGGAGAAGTACGCCATGTTCTTCCTGCCCTTTATTACTGTCCTGCGAGAGGGCATTGAGGCTGTCGTGTTCGTGGCTGGTGTAACGTTTTCGGCTCCGGCGTATGCGGTGCCTCTACCAGTTGTAATAGGATTATTAGTTGGGGTTGTTGTGGGATATATCTTGTACAAGTGAGTTTGCCCTTGACATCTTTTCGTTCTATTCCACAGTAGCTGATCGATCTTCACAGGGGAGGCTCATCAACAAGACTGCAATATTTCCTTGTCGCATCTACTTGTTTGCTGTATCTCGTGGGCGCAGGATTATTTTCAAGAGCTGTTTGGTCGCTAGAACAAGGAAAGTGGAACAATATTGTCGGTAGCGATGCCTCTGAGCTTGGCTCTGGTCCCGGATCGTATGATATTGACAAGGTTGTGTGGCATGTCAACGTAAGTAATCGTCATCAACTTGAAAATACGGCTTGTCTAATGATACTAGTGCTGCAATCCCAACGTACCAAACAATGGAGGCTGGGGaatcttcaacgccatcctCGGCTGGAACAACACCGGTACTTACGGCTCCGTCATCTCGT is part of the Trichoderma atroviride chromosome 1, complete sequence genome and encodes:
- a CDS encoding uncharacterized protein (TransMembrane:7 (o6-32i53-77o89-110i147-171o177-198i210-231o296-315i)), translating into MAKDVFSVPVFLVVFRETLETVIIVSVLLAFLKQTLDGPNADRATYKKLRRQIWIGIASGFLLCMIIAAALIGVFYTVGSNTWDKSEQYYEGAFSLVASIIITIMGAALLRIGKMQEKWRVKLAKAVESPIKVGSSRNWVSQVLEKYAMFFLPFITVLREGIEAVVFVAGVTFSAPAYAVPLPVVIGLLVGVVVGYILYKGGSSTRLQYFLVASTCLLYLVGAGLFSRAVWSLEQGKWNNIVGSDASELGSGPGSYDIDKVVWHVNCCNPNVPNNGGWGIFNAILGWNNTGTYGSVISYNLYWVFVMSSFILLRFRETKGRWPFQKAKPAVRADTEARSGSESNDGVIESKNVTETTTTLH